The following nucleotide sequence is from Streptomyces caniferus.
CTCCTTGGCGAGGTTGGGGCCGGTCAGCACCGCGACGCGCTCCGCGGGCACCTTGGCGACCTCCTCGATGACCTCGCTCATGCGCTTGGCCGTGCCCAGTTCGACGCCCTTCATCAGGGAGACCAGAACCGTGTCGGCGGGCAGCAGGGGCGCCCATTCGGCGAGGTTGGCACGCAGCGTCTGGGCGGGCACGGCCAGCACGGCGAATTCCGCGCCGCGCGCCGCTTCCGCGGGGTCGGTGGTGGCCCGTACCGACGCGGGGAGCTCGACCCCCGGCAGATAGTCAGGGTTCGTACGGCCGTTGTTGACGGCGTCGACGAGGGCCGCACGGCGCCCCCACAGGGTCACCTCGCATCCCGCGTCGGCGAGCACCATCGCGAAGGCGGTACCCCAGGACCCCGTGCCGTAGACGGCGCAGCGCGTCACTTGCTTTCATCCTCCTGTGCCTGCTGGGTGCTTCGGGCCTGCTGCGGGCCGACGGCCGGTTCCGGGGCCGCGGCGCGCTCCGCGGGGGCCTTGGCCGCAGCGGCGCCCTGGGCCGCCTTGGCGGCTTCGCGGGCGGCGCGGCGCTCCCGGGCGACCGCCTTGCGCCAGTCGTACGGTTCGGCGGGCGCGGGCTCGCCGCGCAGGCCGGCCAGCTGCTCGGTGACCGCGGCCATGATGACGTCGGTGACGACGCGCAGCACCTCGGCGGTCGGTTCCTGGCCGTAGTACGCGCTCAGGTCGACCGGCGGCCCCGCCTTCACCCGCAGCGTCTTGCGCGGGAAGAGGCGGAGCTTCTTCTCCGTGGCGTACGGCGGCATGGCGTCGTTGGCGCCCCACTGCGCGACGGGAATGACCGGCGCCTTCGTCAGCAACGCCACCCGGGCGGCACCGGTCTTGCCCTGCATGGGCCACAGCTCGGGGTCGCGGGTGAGGGTGCCCTCGGGGTAGAAGGCGACGCATTCGCCCTTGTCGATGGCGCTGACGGCGGCGCGGAAGGCGTTGGCGGCGTCGGTGGTTTCCCGGTACACGGGGATCTGGCCGGTGCCGCGCATCATCAGGCCGACAAAGCCGCTCTTGAAGAGCCCGGCCTTGGCGAGGAATCGCGGGACCCGCCCGGTGTTGTACTGATAGTGCGCATAGGAGAGCGGGTCGAGATACGAGTTGTGGTTGACCGCGGTGATAAATCCGCCGTCGGCCGGAATGTGCTCCATTCCCTGCCAGTCCCGCCTGAACAGAACCAAGAGCGGCGGTTTGCAGATGACCGCGGCCAAGCGGTACCAGAAGCCGATTCTGCGGCGGGACACTGGGACACCCTCCTTGTGGGACCTGCAAAGCTGCTGCGAGCCGGCAGCCGCACAAGTGTCGCCCCAGGTACCCGCTATGTCGAGGACACCGTAACCCCGACGCTCCCGGAGAGCGGCGGCAGCAGGTGACAATGGCGCCGATGCGAAGAGACGGAGCAGAGGGCGAAGCAGAGGCGGCCTGGAGCCTGGTGGTGCCGCTGAAACCGCTGGTGCGGGCCAAGAGCAGGCTCTCCCGGGCCGCGGGGGAGGACGTCCGGCCCCGACTGGCCCTCGCCTTCGCCCTGGATACCGTGACAGCGGCGCTGGCCTGCAAGGACGTCCGGGATGTGTCGGTTGTCACGGACGACCGGCTGGCAGGTGAGCGGCTGGCGGCGCTGGGAGCGCGCATCCTGCCCGACACACCGGCCGACGGCCTCAACGCGGCACTGGCCCACGGAGCACGCGCGGTCCGGGCGCGTCGCCCGGGCGCGCCGGTCGCCGCGCTGAACGCCGACCTTCCCGCGCTGCGCCCGGCCGAACTGGAACTGGTGCTCCATTCCGCTTCGCAATTCCCCCGTGCATTTCTCGCGGATGCGTCGGATTTCGGGACAACACTTCTGACCGCGACTTCCGGAGTGGAATTGGAACCGGCATTCGGAGGTCCGTCCCGGGCCCGTCACCTGGCATCCGGCGCACGGGAGATCACCGCGACCGGGGTGCCCTCGGTCCGCCGGGACGTGGACACCGGCGAGGATCTGCTGGCCGCGCTGGCGCTGGGCGTGGGCCCGCACACGGCGCTGCAGGCGCCGTATCTGGCGGGTGGGGCAGCGACGGGCACCGGCCCCCAGGACGGCTCGCAGCGGCGGCTGCCGCCGCAGGTCAGAGCGTCTGGAGCGTGATCAGGTCGATCCGCCGGTCGTCGCCTTCGCCGGTGACGTCGATTCGGACCCGCTGACCGGGCCGCAGCAGCAACAGGCCGCCGGCGTCGAAGGCCGCCGCGTCGAAGGGCAGCGGGGTGCCGTCGTCCAGCAGCACGCTGCCGGAGCGGGTCTCGGAGTCGTACGTATACGCGGTGGCCTGCATGGGAGAGAGCCTAGACGAGCACGTCGTGGGCCCCTTCGCCCGCCCGCACCCCGGGACGGGGCACCTGGCGGACCCCGAACGCACCGCGGGCCGGGCTCCCCGAAGGGAGACCGGCCCGACGCGTGGCGTCGCCGCTGCTGAATTACCGCTTGCGCGCGGTGGTCTTCTTGGCGGTGGTCTTGCGTGCGGTGGCCTTCTTCGCGGGGGCCTTCTTCGCCGTCGCCTTCTTGGCGGGGGCGGTCTTCTTCGCGGTGGCCTTCTTCGCGGTGGTCTTCTTGGCCGGGGCCGCCTTCTTGGCGGTGGCCTTCGTGGCGGTCTTCTTCGCCGTCGTCTTCGTCGCGGTCGTCTTCTTCGCCGCGGTGGTCTTCTTCGCCGCCGCCTTCTTCGCCGTCGTCTTCTTGGCGGTGGCCTTCTTGGCGGTGGCCTTCTTCGCGGCGGCCTTCTTGATGGCCGTACCACCGGAGAGGCTGCCCTTGGGGGCCTTCTTGACGGAGACCTCGCCGCCCTTGGGGAGCTTCTTCGAGCCGCTCACCAGATCCTTGAAGCCCTGACCGGCGCGGAAGCGCGGCACGGAGGTCTTCTTGACCCGCACGCGCTCACCCGTCTGCGGGTTGCGGGCGTAGCGGGCGGGACGGTCGACCTTCTCGAACGAGCCGAATCCGGTGACCGAAACGCGGTCGCCGGAGACAACTGAACGGACGATTGCGTCCAGTACGGCGTCCACCGCGTCCGCGGCGTTCTGACGGCCGCCGAGCTTGTCGGCAATGGCTTCTACGAGCTGCGCCTTGTTCACGTCTTCCCCTTCGGAGACATTGCTGGAACGAAAGATTCCAAGCTTTTTCGCACGTTAGGCAGATATATACCGCAAATCAAACACGAAACGGGCTAATCACCCTTGTGCCGCAACGAAGTCGACCTTCACGGACTTCCGTCGGCACGCGCATCTTCGGGATAACGACCTTCGTCGAGGTCTTCCATGAACCACTCCAGACGCCTTGCCGCGTCCGCAAGATCGTGTTTAGCCGCGGCCGTGATGACGAGCAGCTTCCGGGTCAGCGCCATCCGTACGCCCTCCGGGACTTGCAGTGTGCGCACTGTTGTATGTGCGTCCTTGAGCCGGTCGGCGACGAGACCGTAGAGCTCGAGTTGGTCGTCGCGTTCCATGCGCTAATTGTGCCATCTGCGCCGAGTTGTCGCTTCACGGGGCCTCAACAGCCGCCTCGACAAGCAGAAGCGCCCCCTGCCAACTGCACAGGGGGCGCATCGTACGCAATATAGCTTTGAGCCATAAAACCCGAGGTCAGACCTCGATGGTACGCGGCTTGAACGACGGCCTGTTCGCCTCGTACTCCACGATGGAGGACTCCTCCCGAAGGGTGAGGCTGATGTCGTCCAGCCCCTCCAGCAGGCGCCAACGCGCGTTCTCGTCCAGCTCGAAGTCGGCGCTGACGCCCTCGGCGCGCACCTGCCTGCCGACCAGGTCAACGGTCACCTCGGTGGCCGGGTCGGCCTCCAGCAGCTGCTGCAGCCGGTCCACGGTCTCCTGCGGCAGGACCACCGTCAGCAGGCCGTTCTTGAGGGAGTTGCCGCGGAAGATGTCGGCGAACCGCGAGGAGATGACGGCCTTGAAGCCGTAGTTCTGCAGCGCCCAGACGGCGTGCTCGCGCGAGGAGCCGGTACCGAAGTCGGGGCCGGCCACCAGCACCGTGGCGCCCTTGTACTGCTCCTGGTTGAGGACGAACTGCCCGTCCTTGCGCCAGGCCTCGAACAGCCCGTCCTCGAAGCCGTCGCGGGTGACCTTCTTCAGCCAGTGAGCAGGGATGATCTGGTCGGTGTCGACATTGCTGCGGCGCAGCGGGACGGCCCGGCCGGTGTGGGTGGTGAAAGCTTCCATGGTTCAGACTCCCGCGGGCGTGGCGACGTCGGCAGCGGACAGATCGGCCGGTGAGGCCAGATGGCCGAGAACCGCCGTTGCGGCGGCGACCTGCGGCGAGACCAGGTGCGTCCGACCGCCCTTGCCCTGCCGGCCCTCGAAGTTGCGGTTGGAGGTGGACGCGGAGCGCTCACCGGGAGCCAGCTGGTCGGGGTTCATGCCCAGGCACATCGAGCAGCCCGCGTGCCGCCATTCGGCGCCCGCCGCGGTGAAGACCTTGTCCAGACCCTCGGCCACGGCCTCCAGGGAGACCCGCACCGAGCCGGGCACGATCAGCATGCGGACGTCGTCGGCGACCTTGCGGCCTTCCAGGATGGAGGCCGCGGAGCGCAGGTCCTCGATCCGGCCGTTGGTGCACGAACCTACGAAGACGGTGTCCACCTTGATGTCCCGCAACTGCTGACCCGCCGTCAACCCCATGTACTCCAGGGCCTTTTCGGCGGCGAAGCGCTCCGAGGCGTCCTCGTACGAAGCCGGGTCGGGGACGCTCGCCGAAAGCGGTGCACCCTGGCCGGGGTTGGTGCCCCAGGTGACGAACGGCGCCAGCGCGGAGGCGTCGATGCGCACCTCGGCGTCGAAGACCGCGTCGTCGTCGGTGCGCAGCGTCTTCCAGTACGCGACCGCGGCGTCCCAGTCCTCGCCCTGGGGGGCGTGGTCGCGGCCCTGCAGGTAGTCGAAGGTGGTCGCGTCGGGGGCGATCATGCCGGCCCGCGCGCCCGCCTCGATGGACATGTTGCAGATGGTCATCCGGGCTTCCATCGACAGTTTCTCGATGGCCGAGCCGCGGTATTCCAGGACGTAGCCCTGGCCGCCGCCGGTGCCGATCCTGGCGATGATCGCCAGGATGAGGTCCTTGGCCGTCACGCCGTCGGGCAGCTCGCCGTCGACGGTGATCGCCATGGTCTTGAAGGGCGCCAGCGGCAGCGTCTGGGTGGCCAGGACGTGCTCGACCTGGCTGGTGCCGATACCGAACGCCAGCGCGCCGAAGGCTCCGTGGGTGGAGGTGTGGCTGTCACCGCAGACCACGGTGGTGCCGGGCTGGGTCAGTCCCAACTGCGGTCCCACGACGTGGACAACACCCTGCTCGACGTCGCCCAGCGGATGCAGCCGGACACCGAACTCGGCACAGTTCTTGCGCAGCGTCTCCAGCTGGGTGCGCGAGACCGGGTCGGCGATCGGCTTGTCGATGTCGAGGGTCGGGGTGTTGTGGTCCTCGGTGGCGATGGTCAGGTCCGTACGGCGCACCTGGCGGCCGGCCTTGCGGAGGCCGTCGAACGCCTGCGGGCTGGTGACCTCGTGCAGCAGATGCAGATCGATGAAGAGGAGGTCGGGCTCGCCTTCCGCGCGCCGGACGACGTGGTCGTCCCAGACCTTCTCCGCGAGTGTCCGTCCCATCGCTTTCCCTCCGGCCGGCCGCAGTGCCGGCCTTTCTCGTCTGTGCGCGATGCCCGTAGATCTCCCCGTGCCGGGCCTTTACGCCGGGCCCTGGTCCAGGGCCACACCTACAGATTGACGACTTCCCCGGAAAATTGAACTTGCGTTTCACAGTGTGAGACGCGAGTATCGTTGCATGGACAACTCTAGCGGCGTCGGCGTTCTCGACAAGGCAGCTCTGGTTTTGAGTGCCCTGGAGTCCGGTCCGGCCACCCTCGCCGGGCTGGTCGCGGCGACAGGGCTCGCACGACCCACGGCCCACCGGCTGGCCGTGGCACTGGAACACCACCGGATGGTGGCGAGGGACATGCAGGGCCGGTTCATCCTGGGCCCGCGCCTTTCCGAGCTCTCCGCGGCGGCCGGCGAGGACCGCCTGCTGGCCACGGCCGGCCCGGTGCTCACGCATCTGCGCGATGTGACGGGCGAAAGCGCCCAGCTCTATCGCCGGCAGGGCGATATGCGGATCTGCGTGGCGGCGGCGGAACGGCTGTCCGGACTGCGGGACACCGTCCCGGTCGGCTCCACGCTCCCCATGAAGGCGGGCTCGGCCGCCCAGATCCTGATGGCCTGGGAGGAGCCCGAGCGGCTGCACCGCGGTCTGCAGGGCGCGCGCTTCACGGCCACCGCCCTGTCCGGCGTACGGCGCCGGGGCTGGGCCCAGTCGATCGGCGAGCGCGAGCCGGGCGTGGCCTCGGTCTCCGCCCCCGTGCGCGGCCCCTCCAACCGCGTGGTGGCCGCCGTATCGGTCTCCGGCCCGATCGAGCGGCTGACCCGCCACCCCGGCCGGATGCACGCCCAGGCGGTCATCGACGCGGCGGCCCGCCTCTCCGAGGGCCTGCGGCGCACCGGCTGAGCACCCCGCGACACGGCCGGGCAGGAGCCGCGGCCGGTTGCGGTCACGACGACGAAAAGGAGCGGCCCCGCGCGGACGGTCCGCGCGGGGCCGCCCCGGCCGCTCAGGCCGCCATCCGGTCCGCCGCCCGCTCCCCGCGGCGTCCGACCGGCACCGTCCCCAGGGCCTTCCCCAGCCCGAACGACGGCATATTGACGTAGATGCTCTCGTACGAGCCCGCCGGGACGACATAGGTCTCGTGCCAGAAGCCGACCTTGTTCCGCCCCTCCCGTGCCCGCCGGTTGAATGCCGCCCAGGCCGGCCGGTGCGCGCCGTCGGGGTCCGTGGCGTAGGCGAACAGCTTCTCCTTCGAGTCCCAGTACTGCAGGACCCCAAAGCTCCTCCCCGGCCCGACGAGCGGACGGTAGGCGAGCATCCCGCTGTCCGGATCCCGCGCCAGCTCCTTGAGCATGCGCGGCATGGCCCGGAACACCGGAAGCCAACTGCGCACCGCGCGCCAGCTGTTGACCCGCATCCCGATGAGGAAGACCACCACCTCCCGGTCGCCGTCCGTCGTCATCCGTCCCTGCACCGGCTCGTCGCTCATGACAGCCCCCTCGGTCATTGGATAGCTTTACTATCCATGATTGGATAGTGACACTCTCCAAGGGAAGGTGCAAGAGGTATGCGACTGGCGGAGCTGAGCGAGCGCAGCGGGGTGTCGACCGCCACGATCAAGTACTACCTACGGGAGCGGCTGCTGCCTCCGGGCCGCCGGATCACCGCCACCCAGTCCGCGTACGACGAGGAGCACCTGCGACGGCTGCGGCTGGTCCGGGCGCTGATCCAGATCGGCCGGATCCCCGTGAGCACCGCCCGCGAGGTACTGGCCGCCGTCGAGGACGACTCCCGCGACCAGCTCTCCCGCCTGGGAGAGGTCGTCGGGGCACTCCCCCACGGCCCGGAGCCCGACGAGAACGACCCGGCCACCGCCGTCGGCCGGCGCACCGCCACCGAGCTGCTGCGCCAGGCCGGCTGGCAGTTCAGCCTGGAGATCCGCGAGGAGTTCCCCGCCTTCCGGATGCTCGTGGCCGCCATCGCCGCCCTGCACCGCCTCGGCTACGCCTGCGACACCGCACATCTGCTGCCCTACGCACGGCAGGCGGCGCACGTGGCGGTCGCCGACCTGGATCTGGTCGAGGAATTCACGTCGCCGACGGAGCAGCTGGAGGCAGCGGTGGCCCTGACCGTGCTCTACGAGCCGGTGCTGCTGAGCCTGCGCCGGCTGGCGGAGGCGGAGGAGTCCAACCGGCGCTTCGGCCAGGGGAGTTGACACGAAGAAGCCCCCCGCATGATGCGGGGGGCTTCTCTTTCTTGTACCCCCGACCGGATTCGAACCGGCGCTACCGCCTTGAGAGGGCGGCGTGCTAGGCCGCTACACAACGGGGGCAAGTTTTCGTGCAGTTGAGTGTCCGGAGGACACACCGCGCTGGGCTACCAGGACTCGAACCTAGACTAAATGAACCAGAATCACTCGTGCTGCCAATTACACCATAGCCCATGGTGGTTTAGACCAGTACCCCCGACCGGATTCGAACCGGCGCTACCGCCTTGAGAGGGCGGCGTGCTAGGCCGCTACACAACGGGGGCCCTAGCGATCCTCCACGCGACCGGGGCCGCGTGGGCTCTACATCGTCGCATCCGGGAGCGACCCGAAGGAGACGGAGAGGAAGGATCTGTACCCCCGACCGGATTCGAACCGGCGCTACCGCCTTGAGAGGGCGGCGTGCTAGGCCGCTACACAACGGGGGCCCTAGTACTGCACTCAAGAAACCTTCCACACGGTCATGGTGGACCGAAAGATCTCTTGCTGGGCTACCAGGACTCGAACCTAGACTAACGGAACCAGAAACCGTCGTGCTGCCAATTACACCATAGCCCACCAAAACTCAACCCCCCGTGGGGGGTTTGTTTGGTTTGCGCTTTCCGGCCGGGCCTTTCGGCCCTCTCGGGCGGCGCAGGAAGAACATTACCTGATCGTGGACGGCGCACCAAAACCGGTAACTTCGCGCAACAGCTCGGGGAGCTCCGCCAGGTCCGCGATCCGCCGCACCCCCGGCGGCAGCTCCTCCCCGGCCTCCTCCCCAGTGCCCGCACGGTCCAGCCATACGGCGGCCAGCCCGGCGTCGCGGGCACCGAGCGCGTCGATATCGAGCTTGTCGCCCACGTAGACCACGTCGCCGGGCGTTAGGCCAAGCGCCTTACAGGCGGCGTGGAATGCCTCCGCGGCGGGCTTGGCGTACCCCAGCTCATCGGCGCAGAGCACCGTCTCGAAGGCCCCGCGGATGCCGAGGACGTCCAGTTTGCGCTCCTGGTTGGCGGTGGAGGCGTTGGACAGCACCGCCTGCCGTACCAGCGGCGCGAGCGCCTCCAGTACGGGCGCGGAGTCCGGGAAGAGGACCCAGGACGCCTCGTAATGGGCGATGTACCGGCCGAACCAGGCATCGGCGTCGGCGTCGGAGAGGAGCGGGGTTCCCAGAAACGTCCGGGCCCGGGCCCTGCGGTGGTCGAGGAAGCCCACCTCGCCGGCGAGGAAACGGGCGAACTCGGTCTCCATCGCCGCCCGCCAGCGCTCCAGGGCCTCCTCGTCGCCGTGTGCGGGGCCGTGTGCGGGAAGGAGCCCCTCGGCCCGGAAGTGCCGCAGCGCACCGGCCCGGTCCGACCCGGTGTAGTCGAAGAGGGTGTCGTCGAGGTCCCAGAGGACGGCGCGAACGGGCATACCGGCAATGTAACCGAATGCCCCGGACAGCCCACGGGCCCGGAAGCCGTGCGGCGTCCGGGCCCGTGGGCACTGCTGCGGGGTCAGCCGGCCAGCTTGGCCAGGGCCGCGTCGATGCGCTGGAGGGTGCGCTCCTTGCCGAGGATCTCCAGGGACTCGAAGAGGGGCAGGCCGACCGTGCGGCCGGTGACCGCCACCCGGACGGGGGCCTGTGCCTTGCCGAGCTTGAGGCCGTGCTCCTCGCCGGCGGCCAGGACGGCCTCCTTGAGGGGCTCGGGGCCGGCCGCCCAGTCGGCGGCGTCGAGCGTGGCGCGGGCCGTGGTGAGCAGCGCGACCGGGTCGCCCTTCATCGCCTTCGTCCAGGACGCCTCGTCCTCGACCGGCTCCTTGCGGAAGAGGAAGTCGACATTGGCGGTGATGTCGGAGAGGACGGTGAGGCGGGTCTGGGCGTGCGGGGCGATGGCCTGCCAGGCCGCCTCGTCGAAGTCCTCGGGGGCCCAGTTGGCGTGCGGGGCCTTCAGCCAGGGCTCGCAGGCCGTGATGAAGTCCTTCACGTCCAGCCGGCGGATGTGGTCGGCGTTGATCGCCTCGGCCTTCTTCAGGTCGAAGCGGGCCGGGTTGGCGTTGACGTCCGCGATGTCGAACTTCTCGATCAGCTCGGGGACGGAGAAGAGGTCCTGGTCCGCCGAGAAGGACCAGCCGAGCAGCGCAAGGTAGTTGAGCAGGCCCTCGGGGAGGAAGCCGCGCTCGCGGTAGAGGTTGAGGTTCGCCTGCGGGTCACGCTTGGAGAGCTTCTTGTTGCCCTCGCCCATGACGTAGGGCAGATGGCCGAAGGCAGGGATGTCCTTGGCGATGCCCAGCTCGATCAGCGCCTTGTACAGGGCGATCTGGCGGGGGGTGGAGGAGAGCAGGTCCTCGCCGCGCAGGACGTGGGTGATCTCCATCAGGGCGTCGTCGACGGGGTTGACGAGGGTGTAGAGGGGCGCGCCGTTGGCACGGACGATGCCGTAGTCCGGGACGTTCTCCGGGGTGAAGGTCAGCTCGCCGCGCACCAGGTCCTGGAAGGTGATCGGCTCGTCGGGCATCCGGAAGCGGACGATGGAGGTGCGGCCCTCCGCCTCGTACGCGGCCTTCTGCTCGTCGGTGAGCGTGCGGCACGTGCCGTCGTAACCGGAGGGGCGGCCGGCGGCGCGGGCGGCGTCGCGGCGGGTGTCCAGCTCTTCGGTGGTGCAGTAGCAGTGGTACGCGTGGCCGGCGGCGAGGAGCTTGTCGGCGATGTCCTTGTAGAGGTCCATGCGCTGCGACTGGCGGTACGGCGCGTGCGGGCCGCCGACCTCGGGGCCCTCGTCCCAGTCGAAGCCGAGCCAGTGGAACGAGTCCAGCAGCTGGTTGTAGGACTCTTCGGAGTCGCGGGCCGCGTCGGTGTCCTCGATCCGGAAGACCAGGGTCCCCTTGTTGTGCCGTGCGTAGGCCCAGTTGAACAGGGCGGTACGGATCAGGCCGACATGGGGGTTACCGGTCGGGGAGGGACAGAAACGGACGCGGACGGGGGTGCCGGGGGTCGCGTTAGCCACGCTTGATCACCTTGTTGGTGAGAGTGCCGATGCCTTCGATGGTGACGGCGACCTCGTCGCCGACGTTGAGGGGGCCGACCCCGGCCGGGGTGCCCGTCAGGATGACGTCGCCCGGGAGCAGGGTCATCGCCTCGGTGATGTGGACGATCAGGTCCTCCACCGGGCGGACCATGTCGCTGGTGCGGCCGAGCTGGCGCTGTTCGCCGTTGACCGTGCACTGGACGGCGAGGCCCGCGGCGATGTCCTCGGGGGTGAGCCCGGTCTCGACCCAGGGGCCGAGCGGGCAGGAGCTGTCGAAGCCCTTGGCCCTGGCCCACTGCTTCTCGCGCTGCTGCACATCGCGCGCGGTGACGTCGTTGGCGCAGGTGTAGCCGAGGATGACGTCCTTGGCGCGCTCGCGGGGCACCTCCCGGCACATACGGCCGATGACGACGGCGAGCTCCGCCTCGTGGTGCACCTCCTGGGAGAAGGAGGGGTACGCGATGGGGTCGCCGGGGCCGGTCACCGAGGTGGACGGCTTGAAGAAGGTGACCGGCACGTCCGGGACGTCGTTGCCCAGCTCGGCGGCGTGATCGGCGTAGTTGCGGCCGATCGCCACGATCTTGTTGGGCAGGACCGGCGGCAGCAGCCGGACCTTGTCGAGGGGGACCTTCTGGCCCGAGCGCTCGAATTCTGCGAAGGGATGCCCCTTGATGACGTCGAGTTCGTCGCCTTCGAGGACGCCGAAGCCGACGTTGCCGTCGATGGAGAATCTGGCGATGCGCACGGGTTGCCGCTGCCCCTCAATTGATCACTGGCCGGAGTTGACACTCCAGGCTATCGCGGGGCCGCTGCCGATCCGGTGACGTCCTACGCCGGGACGCCCTGCTCGGGAGCGTCCATCAGGACGGTGCGGCGGGGATTGGCGGTCTGGGCCGGCAGGTCGACGGTGTGCTCCAGGGTCTCGGGCGCCGCGGTGGTGAACTCGTCCGCGTCCTTGAGGTGGGCCAGGGTGGTGCGCCGCGGGTTGGCTATGTTGCGGAACATCGTCGTCGTCTTCACTGCTGCATGCCTCGCGTCATCAAAGGTCGGGAAGTGCCTGGGGAAAGTTGCCTTGTCACATCCGGCAACGGTGTAAAGCGTCAGGCTATGCACGCTATTCCCTGCGAAGTGCGGGGGAACTCAACGATCTTCCTGTGAGTTTGCTCACGAACTGTGTGACAAATGCCGCATTTCCCATGATCAACATCCCTGGGCGAAACGGACAATGGCGGATTGAACTGCACGTTCCGCTCCCGATCACCGCACCTGGGACAGCCACCATGAGCGAGCGACTCGCGGGCAAAAGTCCGTTATCGACAGGGGAACTTTCTACAAGTCGTGACGTGCTCCGTACATTGCGTCACCCAAGTCACAGTGACCGGCTCCGCTCTTGTTGGAGAACCTGCACTGTGCTGGAATTCCACGGACCGCCGCACGTTTCAGCCGGCGCGCAGGGCGCAACGTAGCGCCGCGCGGTGGTGCCGCTCTCTCGGCCAGAGAGGACAGCCCGCCGGTCACTCACGACCGCCATGGGGGGCTCAGCGGTCCCCCATACGACTCGACACCGTCCCGCCGAGGTGGGACGCCTGGTCCAGAGGTTGCGACGCTAGTGCAGGGACGTTTCAAGAGGGATGGCAGCGCTGCGGCGGACCCGGAGCTGCGCGGCGGGACAGACCGCGCCTCCTCGCCCCAGCGCGCCCAGAGCAACGGTTCCGCCGGGGGCACTCTGCCCGTCGACGGAGGCGGCCAGGCGCCGGGCAATGACGCCGCGGACAGTAAGCCCAAGGCGCCGAAGGGCTCCAGCGGCCCCGGTTCGCGAATAGCGCTGCGCAACTGGCGCATCAGCACCCGCCTGGTCTCCCTGCTCGCGCTGCCTGTGGTCGCCGCGACCACGCTGGGCGGTATGCGCATCGGCACGTCGATGGAGAACATCGACCAGCTCGACAAGATGCAGCTGCTCACCGAGATGAC
It contains:
- a CDS encoding DUF4188 domain-containing protein, translated to MSDEPVQGRMTTDGDREVVVFLIGMRVNSWRAVRSWLPVFRAMPRMLKELARDPDSGMLAYRPLVGPGRSFGVLQYWDSKEKLFAYATDPDGAHRPAWAAFNRRAREGRNKVGFWHETYVVPAGSYESIYVNMPSFGLGKALGTVPVGRRGERAADRMAA
- the ndgR gene encoding IclR family transcriptional regulator NdgR, yielding MDNSSGVGVLDKAALVLSALESGPATLAGLVAATGLARPTAHRLAVALEHHRMVARDMQGRFILGPRLSELSAAAGEDRLLATAGPVLTHLRDVTGESAQLYRRQGDMRICVAAAERLSGLRDTVPVGSTLPMKAGSAAQILMAWEEPERLHRGLQGARFTATALSGVRRRGWAQSIGEREPGVASVSAPVRGPSNRVVAAVSVSGPIERLTRHPGRMHAQAVIDAAARLSEGLRRTG
- the leuD gene encoding 3-isopropylmalate dehydratase small subunit, with the translated sequence MEAFTTHTGRAVPLRRSNVDTDQIIPAHWLKKVTRDGFEDGLFEAWRKDGQFVLNQEQYKGATVLVAGPDFGTGSSREHAVWALQNYGFKAVISSRFADIFRGNSLKNGLLTVVLPQETVDRLQQLLEADPATEVTVDLVGRQVRAEGVSADFELDENARWRLLEGLDDISLTLREESSIVEYEANRPSFKPRTIEV
- a CDS encoding MerR family transcriptional regulator; translation: MRLAELSERSGVSTATIKYYLRERLLPPGRRITATQSAYDEEHLRRLRLVRALIQIGRIPVSTAREVLAAVEDDSRDQLSRLGEVVGALPHGPEPDENDPATAVGRRTATELLRQAGWQFSLEIREEFPAFRMLVAAIAALHRLGYACDTAHLLPYARQAAHVAVADLDLVEEFTSPTEQLEAAVALTVLYEPVLLSLRRLAEAEESNRRFGQGS
- a CDS encoding lysophospholipid acyltransferase family protein; amino-acid sequence: MSRRRIGFWYRLAAVICKPPLLVLFRRDWQGMEHIPADGGFITAVNHNSYLDPLSYAHYQYNTGRVPRFLAKAGLFKSGFVGLMMRGTGQIPVYRETTDAANAFRAAVSAIDKGECVAFYPEGTLTRDPELWPMQGKTGAARVALLTKAPVIPVAQWGANDAMPPYATEKKLRLFPRKTLRVKAGPPVDLSAYYGQEPTAEVLRVVTDVIMAAVTEQLAGLRGEPAPAEPYDWRKAVARERRAAREAAKAAQGAAAAKAPAERAAAPEPAVGPQQARSTQQAQEDESK
- the cofC gene encoding 2-phospho-L-lactate guanylyltransferase — its product is MRRDGAEGEAEAAWSLVVPLKPLVRAKSRLSRAAGEDVRPRLALAFALDTVTAALACKDVRDVSVVTDDRLAGERLAALGARILPDTPADGLNAALAHGARAVRARRPGAPVAALNADLPALRPAELELVLHSASQFPRAFLADASDFGTTLLTATSGVELEPAFGGPSRARHLASGAREITATGVPSVRRDVDTGEDLLAALALGVGPHTALQAPYLAGGAATGTGPQDGSQRRLPPQVRASGA
- a CDS encoding HU family DNA-binding protein; translation: MNKAQLVEAIADKLGGRQNAADAVDAVLDAIVRSVVSGDRVSVTGFGSFEKVDRPARYARNPQTGERVRVKKTSVPRFRAGQGFKDLVSGSKKLPKGGEVSVKKAPKGSLSGGTAIKKAAAKKATAKKATAKKTTAKKAAAKKTTAAKKTTATKTTAKKTATKATAKKAAPAKKTTAKKATAKKTAPAKKATAKKAPAKKATARKTTAKKTTARKR
- a CDS encoding HAD family hydrolase, giving the protein MPVRAVLWDLDDTLFDYTGSDRAGALRHFRAEGLLPAHGPAHGDEEALERWRAAMETEFARFLAGEVGFLDHRRARARTFLGTPLLSDADADAWFGRYIAHYEASWVLFPDSAPVLEALAPLVRQAVLSNASTANQERKLDVLGIRGAFETVLCADELGYAKPAAEAFHAACKALGLTPGDVVYVGDKLDIDALGARDAGLAAVWLDRAGTGEEAGEELPPGVRRIADLAELPELLREVTGFGAPSTIR
- the leuC gene encoding 3-isopropylmalate dehydratase large subunit, which gives rise to MGRTLAEKVWDDHVVRRAEGEPDLLFIDLHLLHEVTSPQAFDGLRKAGRQVRRTDLTIATEDHNTPTLDIDKPIADPVSRTQLETLRKNCAEFGVRLHPLGDVEQGVVHVVGPQLGLTQPGTTVVCGDSHTSTHGAFGALAFGIGTSQVEHVLATQTLPLAPFKTMAITVDGELPDGVTAKDLILAIIARIGTGGGQGYVLEYRGSAIEKLSMEARMTICNMSIEAGARAGMIAPDATTFDYLQGRDHAPQGEDWDAAVAYWKTLRTDDDAVFDAEVRIDASALAPFVTWGTNPGQGAPLSASVPDPASYEDASERFAAEKALEYMGLTAGQQLRDIKVDTVFVGSCTNGRIEDLRSAASILEGRKVADDVRMLIVPGSVRVSLEAVAEGLDKVFTAAGAEWRHAGCSMCLGMNPDQLAPGERSASTSNRNFEGRQGKGGRTHLVSPQVAAATAVLGHLASPADLSAADVATPAGV